A stretch of Mucilaginibacter terrae DNA encodes these proteins:
- a CDS encoding alpha-2-macroglobulin family protein gives MNLPSQSSPLNKKFLIIGLCLFTIALSLVIIFTRKHKNKVDPAFSKYIESYTAGVISRQSAVRIKLASQVQTSHAKNEPLKDGVFEFSPSLKGKAYWVDAQTIEFKPDEEMKPDQAYEVEFALDQVAEVSDDLDEFKFSFETIKPDFTVNFDGLQTATNTSLNKMKFTGTVQTADVEEPAKVEKIISTQYPTATQISWNHNEATRTHVFTVNNIQRPAVGKAPAQLGIKYDGNPINIDDKQTVDIEIPAVGVFKVLNIKAVQDQDEYVLIQTSNPIMVGQELNGLAGLSNVPDPAYTIDGSTVKIYANTRLNGNYTAFANEGIEDITHKKITRAFTANVFFENRLPSVTIPGKGVILPDSGKLMMPFEAINLSAVDVSIIKIYENNVPQYFQNNDFNGQYQLRQVGKPVLQKTIRLDNDKGLNLNKKNRFMLDVDHLMRTEPGAIYRVIIGFRQEYSLFNCKAGKAAAKANDDEGGYEGEEEYSDNGSGIDEDDEFWTRYDSYYPSGYRWDEREDACSMSYYTKDRWATRNIIASNIGLIAKRGADNSMVVAVTNIMDAQPMSGVTLELLDYQKQVIATGKSDGDGMATISTKRKPYLLVAKNGDERGYLKLDDASSLPLTRFKVGGEQVQKGLKGFIYGERGVWRPGDSIFVSFILEDKQKTLPNDHPVEFEFYNPKGQLYSRITRTKAMDGFYSFHTATTTSAPTGNWTAKVKVGGAVFEKNIKVETIMPNRLKLNLSFGNQQALTKGSATGGTLNAKWLFGGIAQNLKAKVDAFVSAQKTSFKNLEDYEFDDPTLAFNTQTQTVFDGRLDAEGNAPINADINVENQAPGQLRANFLVKVFEPGGNFSIQQVTMPYNVYSGYVGLKTPEGSAMNGMLETDKEQTLDIVDVNANGQLLPGTRNVEVELYKIQWRWWWDETGDELSNFTQDQYNKLVINEPVTLTNGRGKFKFKIDKERWGRYLIRVKDKQTGHSTGKVVYIDWPNWSERLQQENSTEAAMLSFTSDKQSYKVGEEATLTIPTGAGGRALISIENGSKVLKTAWINTEKGQTRYKFKIEPGMAPNIFTTVTLLQKHAQTLNDLPIRMYGSIGLDIEDPETILKPVITMPDKIRPETKSSITVSETSGKEMTYTIALVDEGLLDLTNFKTPNPHSAFYAREGLGVKTWDLFDYVIGAFGGGLERILSIGGDGSGVGNGKNVSVNRFKPVVKFMGPFHLGKGEKQTKQFTLPQYIGSVRAMVIAGHDGSYGFAEKPVAVKKPLMILATLPRVLGPSEQVQLPVTVFAMENNIKTVTVKVQSNAFSNPASSYSKTVTFTKTGDQLVSFDLNVKNFVGVGNVHITAQSGSETTAFDVQLNVRNPNPPITSVIEIELAPGEVWNTSYAAIGMGGTNKATLEVSAIPALNLSKRLTYLIQYPHGCVEQTTSSVFPQLYLGMLMDLNAQQKAQAERNIKAGIARLNGFQVQSGGLSYWPDGGEPDDWGTNYAGHFMLAAPG, from the coding sequence ATGAACCTTCCTTCTCAATCATCACCGTTAAACAAGAAATTCTTGATTATCGGGCTGTGTTTATTCACCATCGCCCTTTCATTGGTCATCATTTTTACCCGCAAGCATAAAAACAAGGTCGACCCGGCTTTTAGCAAGTACATTGAGTCGTACACGGCCGGCGTAATATCGCGGCAAAGTGCTGTTCGAATTAAACTGGCCAGTCAAGTACAAACCAGTCACGCTAAAAACGAACCGCTGAAAGATGGTGTTTTTGAATTTTCGCCTTCGTTGAAGGGTAAGGCTTATTGGGTTGATGCCCAAACCATTGAATTTAAGCCCGATGAAGAAATGAAACCCGACCAGGCTTACGAAGTTGAATTTGCACTGGATCAGGTAGCCGAAGTAAGCGACGACTTAGACGAGTTCAAATTCAGCTTTGAAACCATTAAGCCTGATTTTACGGTAAACTTTGATGGCCTGCAAACAGCCACCAATACTTCGCTTAATAAAATGAAGTTTACCGGCACTGTGCAAACTGCCGATGTGGAGGAGCCAGCAAAAGTTGAAAAGATCATATCAACTCAATACCCAACGGCTACCCAAATAAGCTGGAACCATAACGAAGCTACACGTACGCACGTGTTTACTGTTAATAATATACAGCGCCCGGCTGTAGGCAAAGCCCCGGCGCAATTAGGCATTAAATATGATGGCAACCCCATTAATATTGATGATAAGCAAACTGTCGATATAGAGATACCAGCGGTTGGAGTATTTAAGGTGTTAAACATCAAAGCCGTTCAGGATCAGGATGAGTATGTTCTCATTCAAACCTCCAACCCTATTATGGTTGGGCAGGAATTGAACGGGCTTGCAGGCTTGAGCAACGTGCCCGATCCGGCTTACACCATTGATGGCAGCACAGTTAAAATTTATGCCAACACTCGTCTCAACGGCAATTACACTGCTTTTGCCAACGAAGGCATTGAAGACATAACCCATAAAAAAATAACCCGTGCCTTTACCGCCAATGTATTTTTCGAAAACCGTTTACCATCGGTAACTATACCAGGCAAAGGTGTTATCCTGCCCGATTCTGGTAAGTTAATGATGCCCTTTGAGGCTATTAACCTGAGTGCCGTTGATGTAAGCATCATAAAAATTTACGAGAACAACGTACCGCAATATTTCCAAAATAACGATTTTAATGGTCAGTACCAATTGCGCCAGGTGGGTAAACCGGTGCTGCAAAAAACAATCAGGCTTGATAATGATAAAGGCCTCAACCTGAATAAAAAGAACCGCTTTATGCTGGATGTTGACCACCTGATGCGCACCGAGCCAGGTGCCATTTACAGGGTGATCATCGGTTTCAGGCAGGAATACTCATTGTTCAATTGTAAGGCTGGTAAGGCCGCTGCCAAAGCAAACGATGATGAAGGAGGTTATGAAGGCGAGGAAGAATACAGCGACAATGGGTCGGGTATTGACGAGGATGATGAGTTTTGGACCCGTTACGATAGCTATTACCCCAGCGGTTACCGTTGGGATGAGCGCGAGGATGCGTGCAGCATGTCGTACTACACCAAAGACCGTTGGGCAACCCGCAACATTATAGCCTCAAACATTGGTTTAATAGCCAAGCGGGGTGCTGATAATAGCATGGTTGTGGCCGTTACCAATATTATGGATGCCCAGCCCATGAGCGGCGTAACGCTCGAACTGCTTGATTACCAGAAGCAGGTTATTGCCACGGGTAAAAGTGATGGCGACGGTATGGCAACCATTAGCACCAAACGTAAGCCTTACCTGCTGGTTGCCAAAAATGGCGACGAGCGCGGTTACCTCAAGCTTGACGATGCCAGTTCACTCCCACTTACCCGCTTTAAGGTTGGCGGCGAGCAGGTGCAAAAAGGGTTAAAAGGTTTCATTTATGGCGAACGAGGCGTTTGGCGGCCGGGCGATTCCATTTTTGTATCGTTCATTTTAGAGGATAAGCAGAAGACCTTGCCTAATGATCACCCCGTTGAGTTTGAATTTTACAACCCTAAAGGTCAGCTTTACAGCCGCATTACCCGCACCAAGGCTATGGACGGTTTCTATAGCTTCCATACGGCAACAACAACCAGTGCCCCTACCGGCAACTGGACGGCCAAGGTTAAAGTGGGCGGCGCGGTGTTTGAGAAAAATATAAAGGTTGAAACCATTATGCCTAACAGGTTAAAGCTTAACCTCTCCTTTGGTAATCAGCAGGCTTTAACTAAAGGTAGTGCCACAGGCGGAACCTTGAATGCCAAATGGTTGTTTGGCGGTATTGCTCAAAACCTTAAAGCTAAGGTTGATGCATTTGTATCGGCACAAAAAACGAGCTTTAAAAACCTGGAAGATTATGAGTTTGACGACCCTACCCTTGCCTTTAATACGCAAACGCAAACCGTATTTGATGGCCGCTTAGATGCCGAAGGTAACGCACCAATTAATGCCGATATTAACGTAGAAAATCAGGCTCCGGGCCAGTTAAGGGCAAACTTTTTGGTAAAGGTATTTGAGCCAGGAGGCAATTTTAGTATACAGCAGGTGACCATGCCGTACAATGTTTACAGCGGCTATGTAGGCCTTAAAACACCCGAGGGCAGTGCCATGAACGGTATGCTGGAAACCGATAAAGAGCAAACCCTTGATATTGTTGATGTAAATGCCAACGGCCAGTTATTGCCGGGCACCCGCAATGTTGAGGTAGAATTATATAAAATACAATGGCGCTGGTGGTGGGACGAAACCGGCGACGAGCTGAGTAATTTCACCCAGGACCAGTATAACAAGCTGGTAATTAACGAGCCGGTAACGTTGACCAATGGTCGAGGTAAATTTAAGTTTAAGATAGATAAAGAACGTTGGGGCCGTTACCTCATCCGCGTAAAAGACAAGCAAACCGGGCATTCAACAGGCAAGGTTGTTTACATCGACTGGCCAAACTGGTCGGAACGCCTGCAACAGGAAAACTCTACCGAGGCAGCCATGTTGTCGTTTACTTCGGATAAGCAGAGCTATAAAGTTGGCGAAGAGGCTACGCTTACCATACCAACAGGTGCAGGCGGCAGGGCATTAATTAGTATTGAAAACGGCAGTAAGGTTTTAAAAACCGCCTGGATAAATACCGAAAAGGGCCAAACCCGCTATAAATTCAAGATTGAGCCGGGCATGGCACCTAATATATTCACAACGGTAACGCTGTTGCAAAAACATGCGCAAACGTTAAATGATTTGCCTATACGCATGTATGGTTCAATCGGACTGGATATTGAGGACCCCGAAACCATACTGAAACCGGTAATTACCATGCCGGATAAGATAAGGCCGGAAACGAAGTCTTCAATCACCGTTTCTGAAACATCAGGCAAGGAAATGACCTATACCATTGCTTTGGTTGACGAAGGTTTGCTCGACCTTACCAATTTTAAAACCCCTAACCCGCACAGCGCATTTTACGCCCGCGAAGGCCTGGGTGTTAAAACCTGGGATTTGTTTGATTACGTAATAGGTGCCTTTGGCGGCGGACTGGAGCGCATACTAAGCATTGGTGGCGATGGTAGCGGTGTTGGCAACGGCAAAAACGTTTCGGTTAATCGCTTTAAGCCGGTGGTTAAGTTTATGGGGCCGTTCCATTTGGGTAAAGGCGAAAAGCAAACCAAGCAGTTTACCCTGCCGCAATACATTGGATCGGTACGGGCCATGGTAATTGCCGGGCACGATGGCAGCTATGGCTTTGCCGAGAAACCGGTGGCCGTTAAAAAGCCACTGATGATACTGGCAACCCTGCCGCGTGTGCTTGGACCATCTGAACAAGTACAATTGCCGGTTACCGTATTTGCGATGGAGAACAACATCAAAACGGTGACTGTAAAGGTACAATCGAACGCGTTTAGTAACCCGGCAAGCAGTTACAGCAAAACAGTAACGTTTACCAAAACCGGCGATCAGCTGGTATCGTTCGACCTTAACGTGAAGAACTTTGTAGGTGTAGGCAACGTGCATATAACCGCACAAAGCGGCAGTGAAACCACGGCATTTGATGTGCAGTTGAATGTACGCAATCCTAACCCGCCTATTACCAGCGTAATTGAAATAGAGCTGGCTCCGGGCGAAGTTTGGAACACCTCGTACGCGGCTATTGGCATGGGTGGTACCAACAAGGCCACGCTCGAGGTATCGGCCATACCTGCGCTTAACCTGTCAAAACGGTTAACATACCTTATTCAGTATCCGCATGGCTGTGTGGAGCAAACTACCTCATCGGTATTCCCGCAGTTGTATTTGGGTATGCTGATGGATTTGAACGCGCAGCAAAAGGCCCAGGCTGAAAGAAACATCAAAGCTGGAATTGCCAGATTAAACGGCTTCCAGGTGCAAAGCGGTGGTTTGAGTTACTGGCCCGACGGCGGCGAACCCGATGATTGGGGAACCAACTATGCCGGACACTTTATGCTGGCCGCACCAGGCTAA
- a CDS encoding alpha-2-macroglobulin family protein — protein MPDTLCWPHQAKGYALPVGFLEQWKKFQKRRAQNWVPDSREMYYYSGLIQAYRLYLLALAGAPELGAMNRLKEIKYLSPEAKWRLAAAYKLAGQPEVGLRMVAGLPITVKPYNQMAYTYGSDVRDEAMILETLTLLGQRKQASQVVYNVAAKLSQDTWYSTQTTAYSLLAIAQYCGQNKNGNKLQFDVQAGSIKSAVNADNYLWQSSVAANGGKALIKNRGKGRLYIRLIQQGQPALGQELPSNINPDILQMQVKYYTLSGAPIDPTSLKQGTDFVAQVVLKNPGQRGSYANMALTQIFPSGWEILNTRMMNNDEAFKSSPSDYRDIRDDRVNTYFSIAPHQEVTYYVMLNASYTGKYYLPATYCEAMYDTAINALEKGQWVEVVK, from the coding sequence ATGCCGGACACTTTATGCTGGCCGCACCAGGCTAAAGGCTATGCCCTGCCGGTTGGCTTTTTAGAGCAATGGAAAAAATTTCAGAAACGCCGGGCGCAAAACTGGGTACCCGATAGCAGGGAGATGTATTATTATTCGGGCTTGATACAGGCATATCGATTATACCTGCTGGCATTGGCAGGCGCTCCCGAATTGGGTGCCATGAACAGGCTCAAAGAAATTAAGTATTTAAGCCCCGAAGCAAAGTGGCGTTTAGCTGCTGCTTATAAACTGGCTGGCCAGCCCGAGGTAGGTTTACGCATGGTAGCCGGGTTGCCAATTACGGTTAAGCCTTATAATCAAATGGCTTACACTTATGGTTCAGACGTGCGTGATGAAGCCATGATACTGGAAACGCTTACGCTGTTAGGCCAGCGCAAACAGGCATCGCAAGTGGTTTATAACGTGGCTGCCAAGCTATCGCAAGATACCTGGTACAGTACCCAAACCACGGCTTACTCGTTGTTGGCTATTGCTCAATACTGCGGGCAAAACAAAAACGGCAACAAACTTCAATTTGATGTACAGGCAGGCAGTATAAAAAGTGCTGTTAATGCCGATAATTACCTGTGGCAAAGCAGCGTTGCAGCAAACGGCGGTAAAGCGCTTATTAAAAACCGTGGTAAAGGCCGTTTGTACATTCGCTTAATACAACAGGGTCAGCCAGCTTTGGGACAGGAGTTGCCATCGAACATCAACCCCGACATATTGCAGATGCAGGTGAAATACTACACCCTTTCGGGCGCCCCCATCGACCCAACATCACTTAAACAGGGTACCGATTTTGTAGCACAGGTGGTTCTTAAAAATCCGGGACAGCGGGGTAGTTATGCTAATATGGCCTTAACGCAAATCTTTCCATCGGGTTGGGAAATACTGAACACCCGCATGATGAATAATGATGAGGCCTTCAAATCTTCGCCATCTGACTACCGCGACATTCGAGACGACCGGGTGAACACCTATTTTAGCATTGCCCCGCATCAGGAAGTAACCTACTATGTTATGCTCAATGCATCGTACACGGGTAAATACTACCTGCCTGCTACTTATTGTGAGGCTATGTATGATACGGCGATAAACGCGCTGGAAAAAGGCCAATGGGTTGAGGTGGTGAAGTGA
- the pbpC gene encoding penicillin-binding protein 1C, protein MIQKVFQKFKRPKVYIPSAIMLIALIAFWFCLPKPLFNSPTSYVIDDEKGELLGAAIAADGQWRFPYDEVVPDKFKQCIITFEDKRFMSHPGVDALAFGRAIRQNIKAGRVSSGGSTITMQVIRLATHHKRNIGNKLLEMLMALRLDLTYSKNEILGLYASNAPFGGNVIGLNAASWRYFGRNPDKLSWGEMAAMAVLPNSPSLVHPGKNRQTLLKKRNLLLDKLYAQHIIDKSTADLSKLEPMPDKPLPLPQQAPHLLERFKAQYRHKGETGTRIKTTLKAELQQQVAEILERHHRVLKANQINNIAAVVLDVETGAALVYAGNIFHPEDASLESSVDVVNAPRSPGSTLKPLLYASMLHDGFILPNTLIPDIPTQIAGYHPENFDLGYDGAVPASRALARSLNVPAVKMLQKYKYERFYEVLKKTGITTLNQPPDHYGLSLILGGSENTLWELTGAYASMARVLNHYNQTNRYSSFDYHSPVYQSSTTASKPDEKNGLLDAASIYYTFQAMEEVMRPGEEMLWQQFTSTQRVAWKTGTSFGFRDGWAIGVTPKYVVGVWVGNTTGEGRPNLTGIGTAAPVLFDIFRLLPVTRNWFKEPDQSMVKISVCSESGFRAGEYCDHAQDMWVPVGGLKSPVCPYHRLVHLDATGKWQVTADCELPDRIVHAKWFVLPPSMEYYYKARNYRYKPLPPFRDGCGISEKTNPMEVIYPKDDAKVYIPIEADGTRGRMVCNAAHSQPRAKIFWHLDDRYLGQTQDMHQMAVDASAGKHLLTLVDGEGNTVKVRFTVLDKEKKE, encoded by the coding sequence ATGATTCAAAAGGTCTTTCAAAAATTCAAACGCCCCAAAGTATACATTCCCTCGGCTATCATGCTTATTGCCTTAATAGCCTTTTGGTTCTGTTTACCTAAGCCACTATTCAACAGCCCTACATCGTATGTAATTGATGATGAAAAAGGCGAGCTGTTAGGCGCGGCCATCGCAGCCGACGGGCAATGGCGCTTTCCGTATGATGAGGTGGTGCCTGATAAATTCAAACAATGCATTATCACCTTTGAAGACAAGCGCTTTATGAGCCACCCGGGAGTTGATGCATTAGCGTTTGGCCGTGCCATCAGGCAAAACATAAAGGCCGGGCGGGTTAGTAGCGGCGGCAGTACTATTACCATGCAGGTGATCAGGCTGGCAACGCATCACAAGCGCAACATTGGCAATAAATTGCTGGAGATGTTGATGGCCTTACGTTTAGATCTTACCTATAGTAAAAACGAGATATTGGGTTTGTATGCCAGTAATGCCCCTTTTGGAGGCAACGTAATTGGATTAAATGCAGCATCATGGCGATACTTTGGCCGTAATCCCGATAAACTTTCGTGGGGCGAAATGGCTGCCATGGCCGTGTTGCCTAACTCGCCATCGCTGGTGCATCCGGGTAAAAACCGACAAACTTTACTTAAAAAGCGCAACTTGTTGTTAGATAAGCTTTACGCGCAGCATATTATCGACAAAAGCACAGCCGATTTATCTAAACTTGAACCCATGCCCGATAAGCCTTTACCGTTGCCCCAACAAGCCCCTCACCTGTTGGAACGGTTTAAGGCACAGTATCGGCACAAAGGCGAAACCGGCACACGTATAAAAACCACCTTAAAAGCCGAATTACAGCAGCAGGTGGCCGAAATATTGGAGCGCCATCACAGGGTGTTAAAAGCCAACCAGATCAATAACATTGCAGCGGTGGTACTGGATGTAGAAACCGGCGCAGCTTTGGTTTATGCAGGTAACATTTTCCACCCCGAAGATGCTAGTTTGGAGAGCAGTGTTGATGTGGTGAACGCGCCGCGCAGTCCGGGTAGCACGCTGAAGCCGCTTTTGTACGCATCCATGCTGCATGATGGCTTTATTTTGCCTAACACGCTTATTCCCGATATTCCTACGCAAATTGCCGGTTATCACCCCGAAAACTTTGATTTGGGTTACGATGGCGCCGTGCCGGCATCCCGCGCGCTGGCACGGTCGCTAAACGTGCCCGCCGTAAAAATGCTGCAAAAGTATAAGTACGAACGCTTTTACGAAGTGCTGAAAAAAACCGGCATCACCACCTTGAATCAACCTCCCGATCATTACGGATTATCGCTGATTTTGGGCGGATCGGAAAATACGCTTTGGGAATTGACCGGTGCTTACGCAAGTATGGCAAGGGTACTTAATCATTATAACCAAACCAACCGTTACAGTAGTTTTGATTATCATTCGCCAGTTTATCAATCCTCAACAACAGCTTCCAAGCCCGACGAAAAAAACGGCTTGCTGGATGCGGCATCCATTTATTACACTTTTCAGGCGATGGAAGAAGTGATGCGACCAGGCGAGGAAATGCTTTGGCAACAGTTCACCTCCACCCAGCGCGTAGCCTGGAAAACGGGCACCAGCTTTGGTTTCAGGGATGGATGGGCCATTGGCGTAACGCCCAAATACGTGGTTGGAGTTTGGGTAGGCAATACCACCGGCGAGGGCAGGCCAAACCTTACCGGTATTGGTACGGCAGCGCCGGTACTGTTCGATATTTTCAGGCTGTTGCCGGTTACCCGTAACTGGTTTAAAGAACCCGACCAGTCCATGGTTAAAATTTCGGTATGCAGTGAGAGCGGTTTTCGTGCGGGCGAATACTGTGACCATGCACAGGACATGTGGGTGCCGGTAGGCGGACTAAAATCGCCGGTATGCCCATACCACCGTTTGGTACATTTGGATGCCACAGGAAAATGGCAGGTAACGGCCGATTGCGAATTGCCGGACCGGATAGTACACGCCAAATGGTTTGTGCTACCGCCGTCGATGGAGTATTACTACAAAGCCCGAAACTACCGTTATAAACCACTCCCACCGTTTAGAGATGGTTGTGGTATTTCCGAAAAAACAAACCCTATGGAGGTGATTTACCCTAAGGATGATGCAAAAGTATACATCCCCATTGAGGCTGATGGTACCCGCGGCCGGATGGTTTGCAATGCGGCGCACAGCCAGCCACGGGCAAAAATTTTCTGGCATTTGGATGATCGGTATCTTGGACAAACACAGGACATGCACCAGATGGCCGTTGATGCTTCGGCAGGTAAGCACCTGTTAACCTTGGTTGATGGTGAAGGAAACACGGTAAAAGTGAGGTTTACGGTTTTGGATAAGGAGAAGAAAGAGTAA
- a CDS encoding alpha/beta hydrolase, with translation MPRLIFLFLLFLASLLMLISAPAYYLWLLAVMVGEYGLLFIAATLVILTSGGLIKSKYNIVGTFTGILALGMFMSPIIRAYLISRQLPSNIEKELNLQTDHRVEPFTFSKLFQKDATLNYKTFTYANYPDISLTLDFYAAQTKVKRPCVIVIHGGSWSSGDSQQLPELNTVLAGKGYQVASINYRLAPKWHNPAPVEDVRAALIYLKKHADELRIDTNNFVLVGRSAGAQIALLAAYTLKEPGIKGVIDFYGPADMVWGYSLPAPKLVMDSRRVMANYLGGYYPQVPQNYKASSPVEFVNAQTVPTLIIHGANDPLVAYDHSRRLSDKLQQYHIPHYWLKLPWATHGFDHHLNGPGGQLSTYAVERFLERVAPVKGAN, from the coding sequence ATGCCTCGTTTAATATTTTTATTCTTACTGTTTCTGGCTTCGTTGCTTATGCTTATTAGTGCGCCTGCCTATTATTTATGGTTATTGGCGGTTATGGTGGGCGAGTACGGTTTGCTTTTTATAGCCGCCACGTTGGTGATATTAACAAGCGGTGGGCTTATTAAATCGAAATACAATATAGTAGGCACATTTACCGGTATATTGGCTTTGGGAATGTTCATGTCACCAATTATCAGGGCATATTTAATATCCCGTCAACTTCCGTCAAACATCGAAAAAGAGTTGAATTTACAAACTGACCACAGAGTAGAGCCCTTCACATTTTCAAAGCTATTTCAAAAAGATGCTACATTAAATTATAAAACATTTACTTACGCAAATTATCCCGATATCAGCCTTACGCTCGACTTTTACGCGGCCCAAACAAAGGTTAAACGCCCTTGCGTTATTGTAATACACGGCGGCTCATGGAGCAGCGGCGATAGCCAGCAATTACCCGAACTGAATACTGTTTTGGCTGGTAAAGGCTACCAGGTTGCCAGTATTAATTATAGGTTGGCTCCCAAATGGCACAATCCGGCACCTGTTGAAGATGTGCGTGCCGCGTTAATTTACTTAAAAAAGCATGCCGATGAACTGCGCATCGACACCAACAACTTTGTTTTGGTAGGCCGGTCGGCCGGAGCACAAATTGCTTTATTGGCGGCTTACACGCTAAAAGAGCCCGGAATAAAAGGTGTGATCGATTTTTATGGCCCGGCCGACATGGTATGGGGGTACTCGCTGCCTGCTCCCAAGCTGGTGATGGATTCGCGCCGGGTGATGGCTAATTATTTGGGCGGATATTACCCGCAGGTGCCGCAAAATTATAAAGCCAGCTCGCCGGTTGAGTTTGTAAACGCTCAAACTGTGCCTACGCTAATTATTCATGGCGCAAACGACCCCTTGGTTGCTTACGACCATAGCCGGCGATTAAGCGATAAGCTACAACAGTATCATATTCCTCATTACTGGCTAAAATTGCCTTGGGCCACGCATGGGTTTGATCATCATTTAAATGGACCAGGCGGGCAATTGTCAACTTATGCGGTAGAACGTTTTTTAGAGAGGGTAGCACCTGTAAAAGGTGCTAATTGA